A stretch of the Acyrthosiphon pisum isolate AL4f chromosome A2, pea_aphid_22Mar2018_4r6ur, whole genome shotgun sequence genome encodes the following:
- the LOC115034178 gene encoding 52 kDa repressor of the inhibitor of the protein kinase-like: protein KSPILESDFINVDTLPSKLKLWKRKWIAFKDVDLPHTAVEALSYCNPELFPNIHFLLKVLATLPVSTATPERTFSTLKRVKTFLRSSTGQERLTGIALLSVHRDVTVNPDEVLNQFALQKDRNILLVLNNMICICAFFFYFLILYFIFI, encoded by the coding sequence AAATCTCCAATTTTAGAATcagattttataaatgttgacacATTACCTTCAAAACTAAAATTGTGGAAAAGAAAATGGATAGCTTTCAAAGATGTAGATCTTCCACATACAGCTGTAGAAGCATTAAGTTATTGTAATCCTGAACTTTTtccaaacattcattttttattaaaagtactaGCTACACTACCGGTTTCTACAGCAACTCCCGAACGAACTTTTTCGACATTAAAACGCGTCAAGACATTTTTACGAAGCTCTACGGGACAAGAAAGATTAACTGGAATAGCTCTATTAAGTGTCCATAGAGATGTTACGGTTAATCCCGATGAAGTGTTAAACCAGTTTGCTCTTCAAAAAGATAGgaacatattattagttttaaataatatgatttgtatttgtgcattttttttttatttcttaattttatatttcatatttatatag
- the LOC100572078 gene encoding uncharacterized protein LOC100572078, with product MEPAKVALLLSFSALATAATGKPPDGRGAFGYPDDEHVIITQYGPMRYDPVTADQMNRPYDDGAAKTASSGRGYYKAEVIPLDMNTWKPAAGADGRWVGRAAAGGRVDSFDVPLRVGYSVRPAARRRRHDYLLMGHRPRPQPPHWNHRQPVVPRRRIDTTGPLEVPIRPRFLEGRALQFA from the coding sequence ATGGAACCAGCGAAGGTCGCGTTACTATTGTCGTTCTCGGCGCTCGCCACTGCCGCCACTGGCAAACCGCCGGACGGCCGCGGCGCGTTCGGTTACCCGGACGACGAGCACGTGATCATCACTCAGTACGGACCGATGCGGTACGATCCGGTCACCGCGGACCAGATGAACCGGCCGTACGACGACGGCGCCGCGAAGACCGCGTCGTCCGGGCGTGGCTATTACAAGGCCGAGGTGATACCGTTGGACATGAACACCTGGAAGCCCGCGGCCGGCGCCGACGGCCGTTGGGTCGGCAGAGCGGCCGCCGGTGGCCGGGTCGACTCGTTCGACGTGCCGCTCCGCGTCGGCTATTCGGTGCGGCCAGCGGCCCGGCGACGCCGACACGACTACCTGTTGATGGGGCACCGGCCGCGGCCGCAGCCGCCGCACTGGAACCATCGTCAGCCGGTCGTCCCGCGCCGACGCATCGACACCACCGGCCCTTTGGAGGTACCGATCCGACCGCG